The proteins below are encoded in one region of Methylophilales bacterium:
- a CDS encoding DUF2878 domain-containing protein produces the protein MIFKIINFVLFQAGWFIGVLGASYNQTYLALTLSTVILLVHFAIIKNRILELKLIIIAGFIGLLFDGALLNFDLIIYNDPGLPYPLTPIWIVMLWMFFAMTLNHSLVWLSQKIYLSILFGALGGPLAYIAGEKLGAITLLSANSIITLSIGWAFITPVLLIIANKLNRNA, from the coding sequence ATGATCTTTAAAATAATAAATTTTGTTTTATTCCAAGCTGGGTGGTTTATCGGTGTTTTAGGGGCCTCCTATAATCAAACTTATCTCGCCTTAACACTATCAACAGTTATTTTATTGGTACATTTTGCTATTATAAAAAATCGGATTTTAGAGCTTAAACTAATCATCATCGCTGGTTTTATAGGACTTTTATTTGATGGTGCGCTATTGAACTTTGACCTAATTATTTATAATGACCCAGGTTTACCCTACCCCCTTACCCCCATATGGATTGTAATGCTCTGGATGTTTTTTGCGATGACCCTGAACCATAGCCTAGTATGGCTCAGCCAAAAAATTTATCTATCTATTCTTTTTGGGGCCTTAGGTGGACCATTGGCTTATATTGCAGGAGAAAAATTAGGTGCAATCACATTGTTAAGTGCAAACTCAATTATTACATTAAGTATCGGGTGGGCATTTATTACCCCTGTCTTGTTAATCATTGCAAATAAACTGAATAGAAATGCTTGA
- a CDS encoding lipocalin family protein, producing MTVIKHFFLILLLTGCAMKSTQIKTVDEVDINRFMGDWYVLAHIPSYVEKNAFNAVESYKLNEDGSIATTFTFNEGSLDGPVKTYHPKGFVIPGTNNAIWGMQFIWPIKAQYKIAYLDDDYKITIVARDKLDYVWLMARTKTLPHDQMIKFRDMIEGMGYSLENYREIEQE from the coding sequence ATGACTGTTATAAAACACTTTTTTTTAATTTTACTTCTGACTGGCTGTGCTATGAAATCTACACAAATTAAAACAGTTGATGAGGTCGATATCAATCGATTTATGGGTGATTGGTATGTCCTTGCCCACATACCTTCCTACGTTGAAAAAAATGCTTTTAACGCAGTAGAGTCTTATAAGTTAAATGAAGATGGATCTATAGCAACAACATTTACATTTAACGAGGGATCGCTAGATGGTCCTGTAAAGACATACCACCCAAAAGGCTTTGTTATCCCAGGAACAAATAATGCTATTTGGGGGATGCAATTTATATGGCCGATCAAAGCTCAATATAAAATTGCTTATTTGGACGATGATTACAAAATAACAATCGTTGCTAGAGATAAATTAGATTACGTGTGGTTAATGGCAAGAACCAAGACCCTTCCACACGACCAAATGATTAAATTTAGAGATATGATCGAGGGAATGGGCTATAGCTTGGAAAACTACAGGGAAATTGAACAAGAATGA
- a CDS encoding cyclopropane-fatty-acyl-phospholipid synthase family protein, with amino-acid sequence MIKKLIKLSESQLFPDCLIRFGIRQLLKKRIVSLVGQDTEINHWHKMNFIEAMNKSTIALVPELANEQHYEVPSKFYDFCLGKQKKYSSCYWTDKTKNLNQSESEALELTASHANLKDGQLILELGCGWGSLTLWMAKKYPKSKITAVSNSKSQKLYILNEAKKRKLKNIKVITEDMNIFNTKEKFDRVISVEMIEHMRNHKKLFKNIASWLKAKGMFFMHIFVHQSQPYLFEVEEDDDWMSQYFFSGGMMPSKDLPLYFQDQMKLISQWDWPGTHYEKTANAWLENLDKNKTRVLPILKETYGEKDGEMWLQRWRIFFMACAELWGFKGGSEWRVGHYLFRK; translated from the coding sequence ATGATTAAAAAACTTATCAAACTATCTGAAAGCCAACTTTTTCCTGATTGCCTTATTAGATTTGGAATTAGGCAACTATTAAAAAAGAGGATAGTTTCACTCGTCGGGCAAGATACAGAAATTAACCATTGGCATAAAATGAATTTTATAGAGGCAATGAATAAATCAACCATTGCGCTTGTTCCAGAATTGGCTAACGAACAGCATTATGAAGTGCCCTCTAAATTTTATGATTTTTGTTTAGGAAAACAAAAGAAATATAGCTCTTGTTATTGGACCGATAAAACAAAAAATTTAAATCAATCTGAGAGTGAGGCGCTTGAATTAACCGCAAGCCATGCAAACCTTAAAGACGGCCAACTAATTCTAGAACTCGGTTGTGGTTGGGGTTCGTTGACGCTGTGGATGGCCAAAAAATATCCAAAAAGTAAGATTACAGCTGTTTCAAATTCAAAATCTCAAAAATTATATATATTGAATGAAGCGAAAAAAAGGAAGTTAAAAAATATCAAAGTAATCACCGAGGATATGAATATATTTAACACAAAAGAAAAGTTTGATCGGGTAATTTCAGTTGAAATGATTGAGCATATGAGGAACCATAAAAAGCTTTTTAAAAATATTGCAAGCTGGTTAAAGGCCAAGGGAATGTTCTTTATGCACATATTTGTCCATCAATCACAGCCCTATTTATTTGAAGTCGAAGAGGATGATGACTGGATGAGCCAATACTTTTTCTCTGGCGGAATGATGCCATCAAAGGACCTCCCCCTTTACTTCCAAGATCAGATGAAACTCATATCACAATGGGACTGGCCTGGAACTCATTATGAAAAAACAGCCAATGCGTGGCTAGAAAACCTAGATAAAAATAAAACTCGTGTATTGCCTATACTAAAAGAAACTTATGGAGAAAAGGATGGAGAGATGTGGCTTCAAAGATGGCGAATCTTTTTTATGGCCTGTGCCGAATTATGGGGATTCAAGGGAGGTTCGGAGTGGCGGGTTGGACATTATCTGTTTAGAAAATGA
- a CDS encoding DUF1295 domain-containing protein yields MLDLYITTLIYFLSFGFIGWILSLILKNVTHVDSMWALFPLLGTFVCMQTLPLNLMQTLFFCLIFLWSLRLFAYLTKRNWGKAEDSRYQVIRKNNEPLFKYKSLYIIFWLQAFMASILMLSIIPIFINDITINTLSVIGFLLAFFGLAYESIADWQLSNFLKSKKGSVMNQGLWRYSRHPNYFGEFLVWWGIYLISFNSIFSVTLLSPILMTLLLLKVSGAELLESTIVNRRQGYAEYIKQTPMFFPWFRKR; encoded by the coding sequence ATGCTTGATCTATACATAACGACGCTCATTTATTTCCTTTCATTCGGCTTTATTGGTTGGATTCTGAGCTTAATATTAAAAAATGTGACTCATGTCGATAGTATGTGGGCCCTATTTCCCCTCCTAGGAACATTTGTATGTATGCAAACACTGCCATTAAACCTGATGCAGACTCTTTTTTTCTGTTTAATATTTTTGTGGTCTCTAAGATTATTCGCCTACCTAACTAAAAGGAACTGGGGAAAAGCAGAGGACAGCAGATACCAAGTCATAAGAAAAAATAATGAGCCACTATTTAAGTACAAAAGTTTATACATCATTTTTTGGCTTCAAGCCTTCATGGCATCCATCCTTATGCTATCGATCATCCCTATTTTCATAAACGATATAACGATAAACACATTGAGCGTAATTGGATTTCTACTCGCCTTCTTTGGGCTTGCTTATGAGTCTATTGCTGATTGGCAGCTTTCGAATTTCCTCAAAAGTAAGAAAGGGAGTGTTATGAATCAGGGTCTCTGGCGTTACTCAAGACATCCGAATTATTTTGGTGAATTTTTAGTTTGGTGGGGTATTTACCTAATTTCATTTAATAGTATATTTTCTGTCACTTTGCTATCCCCCATCCTAATGACTCTGCTATTATTAAAAGTATCAGGTGCGGAACTATTAGAGAGCACAATCGTCAATAGAAGACAGGGTTATGCAGAATATATAAAACAAACACCTATGTTTTTTCCTTGGTTTAGAAAACGATAG
- a CDS encoding cyclopropane-fatty-acyl-phospholipid synthase family protein: MRTLNMNHLYKKLIHQRLSQIKDAHIKIKDGKVTKQYGKSDKLSAKIEVLNSAFYKNIIFGGTIGASESFIRGEWKSPNLTNVIRVLAKNIEAQDKLENFFTLLSQPFLKIIHKLNENSVKGSKKNIARHYDLSNDFFSLFLDKNMMYSSAIYKTRKTSLEHAAIHKLDVICKKLNLKKTDHVLEIGTGWGGFAIYAAKNYGCKVTTTTISIEQYKLAKQRVKEAGLVSKIKVLLKDYRLLKGRYDKLVSIEMIEAVGYQFYDEYFKSISQLLKDDGDALIQAITIKDQRYFKAIKSVDFIQKYIFPGSCIPSITAIQNSLTNVTDLVINDIEDIGHHYAKTLADWRKKFLKNKLEIKRLGFDEQFIRMWLFYFAYCEGGFEEKVISDIHLHITKPGFRNTI; the protein is encoded by the coding sequence ATCCGCACCCTTAACATGAATCATTTATATAAAAAATTAATCCATCAAAGACTAAGTCAGATTAAAGATGCGCACATCAAGATCAAAGATGGAAAAGTAACAAAGCAATATGGCAAATCTGACAAATTGTCAGCAAAAATTGAGGTTTTAAACAGCGCCTTTTATAAAAACATCATTTTTGGTGGAACGATTGGGGCAAGTGAATCTTTTATTAGGGGTGAATGGAAAAGCCCCAATCTAACAAATGTCATTAGGGTGCTTGCAAAAAATATTGAAGCCCAAGATAAACTTGAAAATTTTTTCACTCTGCTATCTCAACCCTTCTTAAAAATCATTCATAAACTCAATGAAAATTCAGTCAAGGGAAGTAAAAAGAATATTGCTCGTCATTACGATTTAAGTAATGATTTTTTTAGTTTGTTCCTTGATAAAAATATGATGTATTCATCGGCGATTTATAAGACAAGGAAAACGAGCCTTGAGCACGCAGCAATTCATAAGCTAGATGTGATTTGTAAAAAATTGAACCTTAAAAAAACAGATCATGTTCTTGAGATTGGTACTGGCTGGGGAGGCTTCGCAATATATGCAGCTAAAAATTATGGGTGCAAGGTTACGACAACCACGATATCAATCGAGCAATACAAACTTGCAAAACAGAGGGTTAAAGAAGCTGGATTGGTAAGCAAGATAAAGGTTTTATTGAAAGATTACCGTTTACTAAAAGGTCGATATGACAAGCTTGTCTCCATTGAAATGATTGAGGCTGTTGGCTATCAATTCTACGATGAGTACTTTAAAAGTATCAGCCAACTTCTAAAGGATGATGGTGATGCGCTCATTCAAGCAATTACAATTAAAGATCAAAGATACTTTAAAGCGATCAAATCAGTTGATTTTATTCAAAAATATATTTTTCCAGGTAGCTGCATACCTTCAATTACAGCAATTCAAAATAGCTTAACAAATGTAACCGATCTTGTGATAAATGATATTGAAGATATTGGCCATCACTATGCCAAAACTTTAGCTGATTGGAGGAAGAAGTTCTTAAAAAACAAACTGGAGATCAAAAGGCTCGGGTTTGATGAACAATTCATAAGGATGTGGTTATTTTATTTTGCATATTGCGAAGGAGGCTTTGAGGAAAAAGTAATAAGTGATATTCATTTACATATTACCAAGCCAGGCTTTAGAAATACTATATGA
- a CDS encoding acyl-CoA desaturase — protein MRLINYFLGLFDNTIVENKYQKSILKEYEVDWLRVIPFILIHLAIFTVFLVGFSYTALLVFLLMYSIRMFAITGFYHRYFSHKAFKTSRIMQFIFAIIGASAVQRGPIWWAAHHRGHHVHSDTEQDKHSPKSHGFFWSHMGWFLSKANFLTHQKFVKELIRFPELRLIDRFDILIPILTCVGLFFLGQHLGSKYPQLLTNGWQLVVWGFILSTVLLYHTTFLVNSVAHIWGKRRYKTKDSSKNNMFIAFLTFGEGWHNNHHHFPGSANQGFYWWEIDITYYILKIMSFFGLIWDIRKVSPAIRESNKINAK, from the coding sequence ATGAGGCTTATAAATTATTTCTTAGGTCTTTTTGATAACACCATTGTTGAGAACAAGTATCAAAAATCAATTTTAAAAGAATATGAGGTCGATTGGTTAAGAGTAATTCCTTTTATACTGATTCATTTAGCCATCTTTACAGTTTTCCTAGTGGGCTTTAGCTACACAGCCCTTTTAGTGTTTTTATTGATGTATAGCATTAGGATGTTTGCTATCACAGGGTTTTATCACCGTTATTTCTCTCACAAAGCCTTCAAGACGAGTCGAATAATGCAATTTATTTTTGCGATCATAGGTGCATCGGCTGTTCAGCGAGGACCAATTTGGTGGGCTGCTCATCATCGTGGCCATCATGTGCATTCAGATACCGAACAAGATAAACACTCTCCAAAGTCACATGGTTTTTTTTGGAGTCACATGGGGTGGTTCTTATCTAAGGCAAACTTTTTAACCCACCAAAAGTTCGTCAAAGAATTGATCCGATTTCCTGAGTTAAGACTTATAGATAGATTCGATATACTAATTCCAATTTTGACTTGTGTTGGCCTCTTCTTTTTAGGTCAGCATCTAGGATCAAAATACCCACAATTGTTGACGAATGGATGGCAGCTGGTCGTTTGGGGCTTTATCCTATCAACAGTATTGCTTTATCACACCACCTTCTTAGTCAACTCAGTTGCCCATATTTGGGGCAAAAGACGATATAAAACAAAGGACTCAAGTAAGAATAATATGTTTATTGCATTTTTAACTTTTGGTGAAGGTTGGCATAACAACCATCATCATTTTCCAGGCTCAGCCAACCAGGGTTTTTATTGGTGGGAAATAGATATTACTTATTACATTTTAAAAATTATGTCTTTTTTTGGTTTGATATGGGATATCAGAAAAGTCTCCCCTGCTATTCGCGAATCTAATAAGATAAACGCAAAGTAG
- the mnmC gene encoding FAD-dependent 5-carboxymethylaminomethyl-2-thiouridine(34) oxidoreductase MnmC — translation MINPDKTALIIGAGIAGSSLAYQLAKRNYQVTLLDENNQHEIEIFQNKAAMISPHFMLNNPKYNSLMSKASKYAYNLTKEFNYPKEDALMEGVIKLYENDMADRLIERIVSIGLEKADFKYLSKDLIKKKYGINNKAGILFKYAGWVSPNKICSSLINHKNIKLIPKKKAKEISYKNNLWIANCDNSNKYAASNLILCNSFALNEISLFKDIDLKKNRGQINWLPSKKKHGSKEIISDSGYLIPDVSGFDVFGSTYDRDNENKNLSMTDFDKNLKTYQKFSGDKIKENDISNAGWVGWRAVTPDRTPYVGQLLDESKMICNKPRSIQDLKWHPNLFINAGYGSRGYTLAPFISKCLASLIGGSQTSIEEDLLNYLNPSRNSIKKMGLRKKLLENSI, via the coding sequence ATGATCAATCCAGATAAAACTGCTCTTATTATAGGTGCAGGTATTGCAGGTTCGAGCTTAGCTTATCAACTTGCAAAGCGAAACTATCAAGTCACTCTTCTAGATGAAAATAATCAACATGAGATCGAAATTTTTCAAAATAAAGCTGCCATGATCTCTCCTCACTTTATGCTGAATAATCCAAAATACAATTCACTTATGAGTAAGGCTTCAAAATACGCCTATAATCTTACAAAGGAGTTTAATTATCCTAAAGAGGATGCATTGATGGAGGGTGTAATTAAGCTTTACGAGAATGATATGGCAGATAGACTTATTGAAAGAATTGTAAGCATTGGCCTTGAAAAAGCTGATTTTAAGTACCTATCAAAAGATTTAATTAAAAAAAAATATGGTATTAACAATAAAGCAGGTATTCTCTTCAAGTATGCTGGTTGGGTATCACCAAATAAAATCTGTTCGAGCCTAATTAACCATAAAAATATTAAGTTAATTCCGAAAAAAAAAGCAAAAGAAATTTCTTACAAAAACAATCTGTGGATAGCAAATTGTGATAATTCAAATAAGTATGCCGCATCAAATTTAATCCTTTGTAACTCTTTTGCGCTTAATGAGATCAGTCTATTTAAAGACATTGATTTAAAAAAAAATAGAGGTCAAATTAACTGGCTTCCAAGCAAAAAAAAGCATGGCAGTAAGGAGATTATTTCGGATAGCGGCTATCTCATACCTGATGTTAGTGGTTTTGATGTTTTTGGCTCGACATATGATAGAGATAATGAAAATAAAAATTTATCAATGACTGATTTTGATAAAAATTTAAAAACCTACCAGAAATTTTCAGGAGATAAGATAAAAGAAAATGATATATCTAATGCAGGTTGGGTTGGGTGGAGAGCAGTTACCCCGGATCGTACACCTTATGTAGGTCAACTTCTTGATGAATCAAAGATGATTTGTAACAAACCACGTTCAATTCAAGACTTAAAATGGCATCCCAATCTTTTTATAAACGCTGGCTATGGATCCAGAGGTTATACATTAGCGCCATTTATATCAAAATGCTTAGCCTCACTGATAGGCGGATCACAGACATCTATTGAAGAAGATCTTTTAAACTACCTTAACCCTAGCAGAAACTCAATTAAGAAAATGGGACTTAGAAAAAAATTGTTAGAAAACTCAATATGA
- a CDS encoding tetratricopeptide repeat protein, which produces MTNKLISEAKAKEKDGDILGAIDLYKVALREDSRNVFLQIEIGNLYAIIEEYEEAAGFFRRSHHVLKDNPHVIDALNFCLNKIGNSYFINREFKLAANTFKEALSYDTNNSTTLFNFGNALFHQNKYDEAIKAYNLSLKIKPDPNTFNNLGNALQRILKTEEAISAYEKALLINPDLIHTFIQLVHLKQSICSWDSIDEMFAQIKKLTEKQMKGKISPFALFSMPNISNISHLNVANSWVKQSGINILQKPKQKNSGKITIGYLSSDFRLHPLYYLIKDVLINHDRNKFNVKLFYSGPDDGSKELDEFKGIGDAYFNITEMSDEKVSGLMVKENVDIMVDLTGFTQNSRSFIAALRPATHHINWLGYPGTMGSLDKNPLYDLILADEYIIPKSKKSEYAEKVIYLKGCYQPNISSRPILRSVKKLDYGFKENDFIFASFGQSLKITKQMFSIWMRLMQKVPNSVLWLLTSNKTCESNQKSFAKNEFGIQPERINFAKKVSFDAHIQRHQIIDLFLDTFPYNAHTSTSDALWAGCPIISVSGETFASRVAGSILTEIGCSELIVSSFEEYEKKAIELASNPDKIISLKRKILDLKKTSSLFKPKKFTLDLEDKMIDLMN; this is translated from the coding sequence ATGACAAACAAACTAATTTCTGAAGCAAAAGCAAAAGAAAAAGATGGAGATATCTTAGGTGCAATTGATCTTTATAAAGTTGCATTGCGAGAAGATTCGAGAAATGTTTTCTTACAAATTGAAATTGGAAACTTGTATGCGATCATTGAGGAATATGAAGAGGCCGCTGGTTTTTTTAGAAGAAGTCACCATGTGTTAAAAGATAACCCTCATGTGATTGATGCATTAAACTTTTGTCTAAACAAGATTGGAAATAGCTACTTTATTAATAGAGAATTTAAACTAGCTGCGAACACATTTAAAGAGGCGCTTAGTTACGATACAAATAATTCAACTACACTGTTCAATTTCGGAAACGCCCTATTTCATCAAAATAAATATGATGAGGCAATTAAGGCATACAACTTATCACTTAAAATTAAACCTGACCCCAATACCTTTAACAATTTAGGTAACGCACTCCAAAGAATATTAAAGACAGAGGAAGCAATTAGTGCTTATGAAAAAGCCCTTTTAATCAATCCTGACTTGATACACACATTCATCCAATTGGTTCATCTCAAACAAAGCATATGTTCTTGGGATAGTATTGATGAAATGTTCGCACAAATCAAAAAATTAACAGAAAAACAAATGAAGGGAAAAATTTCACCCTTCGCCTTATTTTCGATGCCAAATATTTCAAATATTAGTCACTTAAATGTAGCAAACTCATGGGTAAAGCAATCTGGAATAAATATTTTACAAAAGCCTAAACAAAAAAATTCGGGCAAAATTACTATCGGATATCTATCATCAGATTTTAGGTTGCACCCGCTATATTATCTAATTAAAGATGTTTTGATCAATCATGATCGAAATAAATTTAACGTTAAGCTTTTTTACTCAGGGCCAGACGATGGTTCAAAAGAATTAGATGAATTTAAAGGTATTGGTGATGCATATTTCAATATCACAGAGATGAGTGATGAAAAAGTGTCAGGATTAATGGTCAAGGAAAACGTTGATATTATGGTTGATCTGACAGGTTTTACACAAAATAGTCGATCATTTATTGCGGCATTAAGGCCAGCAACACACCATATAAATTGGCTCGGTTATCCAGGTACCATGGGTAGTTTAGATAAAAACCCACTTTACGATCTCATTCTTGCTGATGAATATATTATTCCAAAATCTAAAAAAAGCGAATACGCTGAGAAAGTTATCTATTTAAAAGGTTGTTATCAACCTAATATATCTTCTAGACCTATCCTAAGATCTGTTAAGAAATTAGATTATGGCTTTAAGGAAAATGATTTTATCTTTGCCTCATTTGGGCAGTCACTTAAGATTACAAAGCAAATGTTTTCAATATGGATGCGATTAATGCAAAAGGTCCCCAATTCCGTCTTATGGTTGTTAACATCAAATAAAACTTGCGAAAGCAATCAAAAAAGCTTTGCTAAAAATGAATTTGGAATACAACCAGAAAGAATAAATTTTGCCAAGAAAGTTAGCTTTGACGCTCACATACAAAGACATCAAATTATAGATCTCTTTCTTGACACATTCCCCTACAATGCACACACATCTACTAGTGACGCCTTATGGGCAGGGTGTCCTATCATTTCAGTCTCAGGTGAAACTTTTGCTAGCAGAGTTGCTGGGAGCATTCTCACCGAAATCGGCTGCTCAGAATTAATCGTTTCCTCATTTGAAGAATATGAGAAAAAGGCAATTGAATTAGCTTCTAATCCAGATAAAATTATTTCTCTAAAACGAAAGATATTAGATTTAAAAAAAACAAGCAGCCTATTCAAACCGAAAAAATTTACACTTGACTTAGAAGACAAAATGATCGACCTTATGAATTAA
- a CDS encoding FAD-dependent oxidoreductase — MKVAVIGSGISGNTLAYLLNKNHDVTLYEKDKRIGGHSHTHEIVLNNKKVNVDTGFIVFNKKTYPLFTSLLDNLGVKYENSNMSFSVFSKENNFEYNGTTLNSLFSQRRNLLNPKFLKMIFEILRFNKESIKLKSKTILLKQYLKNNNYSSYFCKNYILPMGAAIWSSDINTILNFPAHFFIDFFKNHGMLSVTNRPQWLTIKGGSQEYVKKLTRGFKNKIRLNSKIKNIVRYKSYVVIEDNKSKEKFDYVFFACHSDEALEILKKPTADEVKILSALPYQKNDIILHTDSSIMPQKKLSWAAWNYNIDSSDDSPITLTYNMNILQNIKTKEPLLVTLNPKLPISKGKVIKKLQYTHPKFSKYSVSAQLKNKIISGKNRTFYSGAYWGKGFHEDGVKSAYEAVKIFEDVIK, encoded by the coding sequence ATGAAAGTTGCAGTGATTGGCTCAGGTATATCAGGTAACACCCTCGCCTACCTACTGAATAAAAATCACGATGTAACTCTTTACGAGAAAGATAAACGAATCGGCGGTCACTCTCACACGCATGAAATTGTCTTAAACAATAAAAAAGTAAATGTTGATACCGGGTTCATTGTATTTAACAAAAAAACTTATCCTTTGTTTACGTCATTGCTTGATAACCTCGGAGTAAAATATGAGAATAGCAATATGAGCTTTAGTGTTTTTTCAAAAGAAAATAATTTTGAATACAATGGCACCACGCTCAATAGCTTATTCTCTCAAAGAAGAAATTTACTAAATCCGAAATTTCTAAAAATGATATTCGAGATTCTTAGATTTAACAAAGAGTCTATTAAGCTAAAATCAAAAACCATTCTACTCAAGCAATACTTAAAAAATAACAATTACTCTTCTTATTTCTGCAAAAACTATATTCTTCCCATGGGCGCAGCAATTTGGTCATCAGATATAAACACCATCCTGAATTTTCCTGCACATTTTTTTATTGATTTCTTTAAAAATCATGGAATGCTTTCAGTCACTAATCGGCCTCAATGGTTAACAATTAAGGGTGGCTCCCAGGAGTATGTTAAAAAATTAACCCGAGGTTTTAAAAATAAAATTAGATTGAATAGTAAGATTAAGAATATAGTCCGATATAAAAGTTATGTTGTAATTGAGGATAATAAAAGTAAAGAAAAGTTTGATTATGTCTTTTTTGCGTGTCATAGCGATGAGGCGCTTGAGATTTTAAAAAAACCTACTGCCGATGAGGTTAAAATATTAAGTGCGTTGCCATACCAAAAAAATGACATCATACTTCACACCGATAGCAGCATCATGCCTCAAAAAAAGCTATCTTGGGCCGCTTGGAACTATAATATAGATAGCTCAGATGATTCACCCATTACACTTACCTATAATATGAATATTTTACAAAATATTAAAACTAAAGAGCCGCTCTTGGTCACCTTAAATCCAAAGCTACCTATCTCAAAAGGTAAAGTAATCAAAAAATTACAATACACTCACCCGAAGTTTTCGAAATACAGCGTCAGCGCTCAGCTGAAGAATAAAATCATTTCAGGTAAGAATCGAACTTTTTACTCAGGTGCATACTGGGGAAAGGGTTTTCATGAAGATGGGGTTAAAAGTGCTTACGAAGCAGTAAAAATTTTTGAAGACGTCATCAAGTGA
- a CDS encoding DUF1365 domain-containing protein: MHSIYKGTISHTRKKDALHSFTYSTSMLFLDLDNIKSAFNQNFFWSYEKFNLASFYRKDFFGDSKKSLKSEIRKLVTGELNVKVEGKIFLLTTLRYFGYCFNPVSFYYCYDKKKQLVAIVSHITNTPWDERHAYIHDCRKLRGGTKIFEFKKDFHVSPFLPMNLIYKWKFTEPRDFLFISMECSKNKEKYFNATLKMTNKAWSSYALNKLLFLSFPMSIKAIVSIYWNALILYLKKVRFYPHP, translated from the coding sequence ATGCATTCAATCTACAAAGGTACGATTTCACACACAAGAAAAAAAGATGCGCTGCACTCTTTTACCTATTCTACTTCCATGTTATTTCTTGATCTTGATAATATAAAAAGCGCATTTAATCAAAATTTTTTTTGGAGTTACGAAAAATTTAATTTAGCGTCTTTCTATAGAAAAGATTTTTTTGGAGATTCTAAAAAATCACTTAAAAGTGAGATAAGAAAATTAGTCACTGGAGAATTAAACGTCAAAGTAGAAGGTAAAATTTTTCTACTTACCACACTAAGGTATTTTGGGTATTGCTTTAACCCAGTCAGCTTCTACTATTGCTATGACAAAAAAAAACAATTGGTCGCTATTGTGTCTCACATCACAAATACACCTTGGGATGAGAGGCATGCCTATATCCATGATTGTCGTAAATTAAGGGGTGGGACAAAAATATTTGAATTTAAAAAAGACTTTCATGTTTCACCATTCCTTCCTATGAATTTAATATACAAGTGGAAGTTTACAGAACCGAGAGATTTTTTATTTATATCTATGGAGTGCTCGAAAAATAAAGAAAAATATTTTAACGCGACATTAAAAATGACTAACAAGGCATGGAGTTCTTATGCCCTTAATAAGTTATTATTTTTATCATTTCCAATGAGCATCAAAGCAATTGTAAGTATCTATTGGAATGCGTTAATATTATATCTAAAGAAAGTAAGATTTTATCCGCACCCTTAA